One genomic segment of Ricinus communis isolate WT05 ecotype wild-type chromosome 5, ASM1957865v1, whole genome shotgun sequence includes these proteins:
- the LOC8273676 gene encoding WPP domain-interacting tail-anchored protein 1, protein MDSEVSAEVSVSIDDVNSADPEAESSKVDLVVEMSSNGEISSELGIVHKFLTRMELDLACASEKLVNLSVLMMHLATKESEFETIASQEGDSVEALEFDLLSRILDSELTELDKFMITSQKNIVEVRKMISSYEHLGEMFMAMEEKLCDSEKALEQLQDQISEIREQSVRFQKTLSCLNGEEHWHGNDESNFLEDSQFLDTNAKIKMQTAEQQRHFLRMLEKSLAREMDLENKLTESKHMEEELKHRLISTEQEVFFMEEEAIDICERCFMAENAAEVLKGISQELLSRLQMLQFSLNGSIQRETELRSRLEKSLEQLEGKENALQKLNSSSAKLKDSLLSQTDNLKASLTEAEDKLILANSEALTFREKLNSLEKQLEEMGHLKLTSEKVDSLEKLLRESDIQLQHAVASVDASEEKQNMLYATIRDMENLIKDLKLKVLKAETRADSAEDKCIILSESNAELAEEMSFLRGKLVCLESSLNRAEETKNATARDIGIRTKVVMDLVMQLGIERERLQKQMTSLALDNKTLVVKLQQTEKAPFVVPNHLHRENGEKHLFAEHVKTQISAAGPKVDKTKKNASGSQTEMAAADSILEPGTVRRIDARVLSSKHVFMAVFILLISAAVYLFQS, encoded by the exons ATGGACAGTGAAGTATCTGCTGAAGTTAGTGTTTCGATTGATGATGTAAACTCTGCAGATCCAGAGGCTGAATCAAGTAAAGTCGATTTAGTTGTGGAAATGTCTTCTAATGGCGAGATAAGTTCTGAGTTAGGAATTGTACATAAGTTTCTGACAAGAATGGAATTAGATTTAGCATGTGCTTCAGAGAAGCTGGTTAACCTAAGTGTTCTTATGATGCATTTGGCTACCAAGGAAAGCGAGTTTGAAACAATTGCCTCTCAGGAAGGAGATTCAGTGGAGGCATTAGAATTTGATCTCTTGTCGAGGATTTTGGATTCTGAATTGACAGAACTGGATAAGTTCATGATAACTTCACAGAAAAATATTGTTGAGGTCCGTAAAATGATATCCTCGTATGAACATTTGGGTGAAATGTTCATGGCTATGGAAGAAAAGTTATGTGATTCTGAAAAAGCACTGGAGCAGTTACAAGATCAAATCTCAGAAATTAGAGAGCAATCTGTCAGGTTCCAAAAGACTTTGTCATGTCTGAATGGGGAGGAACATT GGCATGGAAATGATGAGTCAAATTTCTTAGAAGATAGCCAATTTTTGGACACGAATGCAAAGATCAAGATGCAAACTGCTGAACAGCAAAGGCATTTCTTGAGGATGCTGGAAAAATCTTTGGCAAGAGAGATGGATCTTGAAAATAAGTTAACAGAATCAAAACACATGGAAGAGGAGCTGAAGCACAGGTTAATCTCTACAGAACAAGAAGTGTTCTTCATGGAAGAGGAAGCAATAGATATATGTGAAAGGTGTTTCATGGCAGAAAATGCTGCTGAAGTCCTGAAGGGAATTTCTCAAGAGCTGCTAAGTCGACTTCAGATGCTTCAGTTTAGTTTGAATGGTTCAATTCAACGAGAAACTGAACTAAGATCAAGGCTTGAAAAATCCCTAGAACAATTGGAAGGCAAAGAAAATGCTCTGCAAAAGCTCAATAGCAGCAGTGCGAAACTCAAGGACTCACTTTTATCACAGACTGACAATTTAAAAGCAAGCTTAACGGAAGCTGaagataaattaattcttGCAAATTCTGAGGCCTTAACTTTCAGAGAGAAATTGAATTCACTTGAGAAGCAGCTGGAAGAGATGGGCCATCTTAAACTTACCTCTGAGAAGGTGGATTCATTAGAGAAGCTGTTGAGAGAATCTGATATTCAGCTTCAGCATGCAGTGGCATCTGTAGATGCTAGTGAGGAGAAGCAAAATATGTTGTATGCTACAATCAGGGATATGgaaaatttaattaaggatcTAAAGCTGAAAGTTTTAAAAGCTGAAACCCGGGCAGACAGTGCAGAGGATAAATGCATCATATTATCTGAATCTAATGCAGAACTAGCTGAAGAGATGAGCTTTCTGAGGGGCAAGCTTGTATGCTTAGAGTCATCTTTAAATCGAGCTGAGGAAACCAAAAATGCTACTGCAAGGGACATTGGCATTCGCACTAAAGTAGTAATGGATTTGGTGATGCAATTGGGCATTGAAAGAGAGCGTCTTCAAAAACAG ATGACATCATTAGCACTTGACAATAAAACTTTGGTAGTGAAGTTACAGCAGACAGAAAAAGCTCCCTTTGTAGTTCCCAACCATCTTCATAGAGAAAATGGAGAAAAGCATCTGTTTGCTGAGCATGTGAAAACCCAGATCTCTGCTGCTGGTCCCAAG GTTGATAAGACCAAGAAAAATGCATCTGGTAGTCAAACCGAAATGGCAGCTGCAGATTCCATATTAGAGCCTGGGACTGTGAGAAGAATTGATGCCAGAGTGCTCAGCAGTAAGCACGTTTTCATGGCAGTATTCATTCTGTTGATTTCGGCAGCTGTTTACTTATTTCAGTCATAG